A stretch of Chanodichthys erythropterus isolate Z2021 chromosome 20, ASM2448905v1, whole genome shotgun sequence DNA encodes these proteins:
- the LOC137008746 gene encoding netrin receptor unc-40-like has product MVSRTSVERPASMSLTPVEAKPTFLDGDEESHPPPEKGDLPEAQVQSEWTEAFLGEKVSLQCMIPISENWIYKWFKGSENVFSSDERSIKDNTLTLSVKSGYEGEYACQAELKGRTVTTAKSKTHLLTVHDNTPKPDITKHRWFDFFYTGEKVQLGCNMSGDGWKYDWYKGSKPLITDPTFNISSASLSDTGVYHCKAKRGDFSVDSETLRVQVQDLPEARVQSEWTEAFPDEKVFLQCVISVSENWIYKWFKGSENVVSSDERSIKDNTLTLSVKSGHEGDYACQAELKGRTVTTAKSKTYSLTVHGSKPTVILKQDPPYPEIYTGEQVKLICTIKEKTSKWQYQWQKHSVLNHLNQNCQ; this is encoded by the exons ATGGTCTCTAgaacctcagttgagagaccaGCCTCTATGAGTTTGACCCCTGTAGAGGCCAAACCCACATTTCTAGATGGGGATGAAGAATCGCACCCCCCGCCTGAGAAAGGAG ATCTGCCTGAAGCACAAGTCCAGTCAGAATGGACAGAAGCATTTCTTGGTGAAAAAGTGTCTTTGCAGTGTATGATTCCTATATCTGAAAACTGGATTTATAAGTGGTTCAAGGGCTCAGAAAATGTTTTCTCCAGTGATGAAAGAAGCATAAAAGACaacactctcactctctcagtGAAGTCCGGTTATGAAGGAGAGTATGCGTGTCAAGCTGAGCTGAAGGGCAGGACGGTGACAACCGCAAAAagcaaaacacatttgttaACAGTTCATg ATAACACACCAAAACCAGACATCACAAAACATCGGTGGTTTGATTTCTTCTACACTGGGGAGAAAGTCCAGCTTGGTTGTAATATGTCTGGTGATGGATGGAAGTATGACTGGTATAAAGGCTCAAAACCCTTGATCACAGATCCAACCTTCAATATCAGCTCAGCATCTCTCTCTGACACTGGTGTCTATCACTGCAAAGCAAAGAGAGGAGACTTCTCAGTGGACAGTGAGACTCTACGAGTGCAAGTTCAAG ATCTGCCTGAAGCACGAGTCCAGTCAGAATGGACAGAAGCGTTTCCTGATGAAAAAGTGTTTTTGCAGTGTGTGATTTCTGTATCTGAAAACTGGATCTATAAGTGGTTCAAGGGCTCAGAAAATGTTGTCTCCAGTGATGAAAGAAGCATAAAAGACAACACACTTACTCTCTCAGTAAAGTCTGGTCATGAAGGGGATTATGCGTGTCAAGCTGAGCTGAAGGGCAGGACGGTGACAACCGCAAAAAGCAAAACATATTCGTTAACAGTTCATG GATCAAAGCCAACAGTCATTCTGAAGCAAGATCCACCATACCCAGAGATCTACACTGGGGAACAAGTCAAACTCATTTGTACCATTAAAGAGAAGACATCAAAATGGCAATACCAGTGGCAAAAACATTCAGTGCTA AACCACCTCAACCAAAACTGTCAATAG